The segment aggataaatatagtattaatggcactatactggtaactactgagagaaaaggaaagggatctaggagtcactatctcaggtgacataaaggataaatatagtattaatggcactatactggaaactactgaggaggaaagggatctaggagtcactatctcaggtgacataaaggataaatatagtattaatggcactatactggagactactgaggaggaaagggatctaggagtcactatctcaggtgacataaaggcaggtaagcaatgtaacaaggcaatgaggaaggctagtcagatgcttggtgcatagggagaggaatcagtagcagaaagaaagaagtaataatgccactgtataggtcattggtgcggcctcatctagaatactgtgtccagttctggagaccatatctacagaaggatattaatacattagagactgtacaaagaggggcaactatagattgtaagcttgcgagcagggccttcctacctctgactgtttgtttgtttgtttgtttattacccagttttgttgtatcaaagtgtccagttgtaaagcgcaaaggaatttgctgcgctatataagaaactgttaataaataaataaataaactaaaatggtgcatggcctacatcacacaacatacccagaaagactaagaaatctcaatatgtatagtttggagcagagaagggaaaggggggacatgatagaaactttcaaatatatcaagggttttaacaaagtccaggagggaaacattctccaaatgaagagaagtaataggacacgaggacatgcactgagactggagggggggaggttcaggggaaatttgcggaaaaattatttcacagaaagggtagtggacaagtggaatagcctcccatcaggggtggtagaggctaagacagtagagcaatttaaacatgcatgggatagacataaggatatccttacaaagaaataaggatcaaataaggttagtgataaaaaataatataaaaaaataaataaaataaggggcagactagatgggccaagtggttcttatctgccgtcacattctatgtttctatgtaacacaaCAAAAAGGACTGGCTATTACAACAGTACAGCGAGCTTTTAGTGTTCTGTTGCTCTCAGGTTGTGGTGGAACTATAAGTCTCAGACTATAATCAATAGCATAACTAAACAGCCCTAAAGCAATCTATTACCTTAAATAATATATGCAGCTCTGTATATACTATAAAACAGACTATTTACATACATTCGCAGAAAAGAAATAAAACTACATAAAAATTACAAAGCAATTAATAAATATTGCATCATGTTAATCAATAAGACCAGGCCAATACGAATCATACGTTACATTCCTGAGGatcacaatatagggggtcattctgagttgatcgctcgctagctattttttgcagcgctgcaatcaggtcaaaactctgcaaaactgtttATGCACCGccgtgcgcaggcgcgtcgtacgggtacaaagcggatcgttgctgggcgatggatttaatgaagaatccattcgcacagccgatcgcaaggagattgacaggaagaaggcgtttgtgggtggcaattgaccattttctggaagtggtagggacaacgcaggcgtgtccaagcgtttgcagggcgggtgtctgacgtcaattccggccccggacaggctgaagtgatcgcagcggctgagtaagttcggacctactcagaaactgcacaaaatgtttttgtaccgctcggctgcacatgcaatcgcacacttgcacagctaaaatacactcccctgtgggcggcgactatctgaccgcagcgctgcgaaaaatagctagcgagcgatcaacttggaatgacccccataatgtcccATGTAGTGGATGTAGGCGCATGTCAAATGGTATCAAATACAGACATTTATTTACGACAGTCATCATATATAATAATAGCCTAACACTGTTCCTCACCTCCTCACCTCTTTGGGGGTAAtgcaagtgttttgcatgccggcGAGTGTTGTTCCGTTTGGGTGCGCACAGCTGGCAGTGCTGTTATGTTgtaccgtcattttgacgggctggtaactagcataaaaataaaggtgtGGGGATTATTATCATCCCACAGAATTGCTCCATCCAGTGTAACTTTCTAATCCTTCTAATGCGTTTCGCCGTGCAAAAAGGCACGCAGTCACCgtttggcagagcatgctgggaagtGCAGTCTCGCTATAGTTGGAGAGACACAGGTTAATTTTCTCCTGGACTAGTaattaaaatgtgttttattttattatatgcaAATAAAACATGTAGGTCAGTAATAACCTGCGCTACAGTAATTCCCTAGTATATATAGGAGTCCTCCATCTCTCTATGTTGGATGTGACCTGATATCATCCCTATTGTATTGCTGTACATAAGAATACTATTAATGGGGATTTTTCTTCGCAGTGACCCTGCGTGATGATGAAGATAAGCAGGAGAAGGCTTTGTCTCAGCTGTATGACCACATCCCAGATGGACTGACCGCTATGAAGATACTAAAGGACAAATCACAGCGGACACAGCTAGGTAACCTCAGTCAGGTGGCAGAACATGCTCAGTGTAGATTAAATTCTCGGCATACGTTCCATCAGTGTAAGTGCTGTTATAGCTTCACATAGGAACAGTTGTGTTACCTGTGGATGATCCCATCATTTATCTGCGGCGGGGGAAGGAGAGATTGAAGCAGCCGGCATTTGATGAATGTTGATCGTGATTGGATGTTAGTATCACATGATCGCCTCACATCCAGCCACGTTACGCCCTCTTTGCCCGCAGTCTGTCCTAGCTGATATTGCTAAATCATGGCAATGGGCAAGACTAATACCACATTAATGGTAAAATGCACAACACCACGTTCTTTGCTAAGGAGAGATGTACtaaccttggagaatgataaagtggagagtgataaaatatcgaccaatcatcttctaactgtcatgctacaggctgtgtttgaaaatgacagttaggagctgattggttggttctttatttctttccaaagcttagtacatcaggcTCTTAATGTGGAGCTGACTCTGGGATTCCGCGATCATCACTAATTGTAGTTATCCTGGTCTTGGGTAGATAGTAAAATCCTTGGGTTTACCTAGAGATCACCACCAGCCACCTGAAACGCCGCTTAACCATTAAACCATTCGCCAAGGTGTAAACTGTGGGCTGGTGTCTGAAGGAACTAACTGCAAGGGTTTACCAGAAGATAGCGGAGGGAGCGGTTGCAGTCATGATCCCGACAGAATGCCGACAGATCCCGACGGTAAGTATTgggggttaagggttaggctgcgggaggggacagttagagtaaaaatacttactgggatccaTCGGCATCCTGTCCTTCTGGATTTCATCTGACGGGATATCGTACCCAGTCAGGAGAGAATACAGATGGTGACCAGTGCCCCGAGCTCCTGCCTTTCCCTAGTGCGTTTCCTTATACGTTCCACTCCCTAACTTGGGTGACTATAACCAGCATCCTCACCCACTGTCGGGTGTTAGTGTGTGGCTGGGGGGGAGATATCACCGACTGACAGCAGAGATGAAACTCCGCTAGAATAAATCCATCAGTGCGGAAACTCTTATTGCAGACATCCCTTTCTGCcctatttttcacgtgctgctccaattctctggaattcccgacctctccccctcagactctccagctctctacaaaacttcaaacgggctctcaagacccacttcttctccaaacccagacaaatctcatcctaaccctgtttCATGCTCtcaatgtaccccgtctgtgtcacccctgtctgtctacccctcccctttagaatgtaagctctcacgagcagggccctcttccctcttgtgtttatcctttctcttacttaaaTAATCCTCAGctccatcaactccagcagtcctctgtcacctgatacttatgtcagtgtcatctgttgatgtggttatgtttatttaccctgtacttgtcctgtattgtcgtcaactgtaagtcgctgttttcctgttttgattatttgtttatgtactctgtaattgggcgctgtggaacccttgtggcgccatataaaggatgatgataataatattaataataatatccaGCTGAACAGCGAATGTTGCAATGCACTCTCTAAATAATAACCAGTCGCTGATTCGGTTTATAGGGTTATATCAATGTTCCATTAACTTAGCGTTGCCATACCACCTGGTGTAACACCGTGTTCATATGACCGCTCCCTATCACTCTGGGCATAGTTCGCATTCCTGTTTGTTCTAGGACAATAGAGAAATCACTGTAAACTGGTCAACCAATGAATGCCTGGCCGCTAATCCTCACGTAGCTTTCATTACAAAATATGTGAGatgcaaaaaataataatgtgtTGTGTATACAGTCTTATGACATCTTTGTTTATGACCCGTGTGTAGGAAAGGCTCATTTATCCAAAGCGATTGCATGTCACGAAGAATCCCTGAGGTTATCGGGTCTGTGCAGCAAGCTGAAGCAGATCGACGTGCTGCAGGACATACTGTCTGCTTTCCACAAGAGGGCGCTGCTGAAATACTCTCAGCACCAGAAAGCCGACGACTTCCTCAGTGTACTGGTGGCCCCCGAAATTATCAGTAAGTACATTCTGTTGCACCTTAAATGGATCTTTCCCTCTTTATAGTAACATGCAGAGTTGCAAGCAAAGAGTCGGCAAGTCACGGCGCTGCATCCTGCGGCGCAGGAAGTCGGTCTGAAGTCAGTTGAATCTCTGCGtttgcagccaatcagattctacatttatctagctgcttctagaagataattgatagaatatgattggttgctatgggcattatcgccagttctaaaaaaaactcccacattagtaaatttactccatagaCTACAATTTAGAACTGAGcttggacacgcccctcccaaatctacatctctctgcacatcttacatcccacccatagtacaacatggttttgcccaggtgcagatACTTGCAGTTTGCTTTACTTCCACCTCAGAATCATCGTGTGTTGTAATGCTATGTAAATTGCTGCATATTACTTATATACTGACACAGCAAGAGTTGAAATCTATACGAGAAACCATCTAAACGTGTATTTTAAGaaaataaattgtaaaaataaTTAACTAATATTTATATGAATATAGCTTTAACACAAACTGAATAATGTTGTCTGAAATACAATGACCATGTTCCGTCTCCTCTCCCCCAGGTAAGACGGAGTACAAGGCAGAAATGATCTCGCCCCCACTCTCCAGAGTAAGAGTGATCGACTTCTTCCAACGCCTGGTACGTAGAAGAGTGATATGAACAGACGGAGTGACTGGCTTCTATATACATGGAGACTGCAGATATAGAACGTGAACAATATAAATTGCCATGTTTCCGATTCGCTCTTAGCGCCTGCAGCCTGACTCCGCCCACAGTGCATTCTGTTCAGTGTAATGAACATGTATTGAACTCAGTGGGGTCAATTGAATTAGGAGTAAATGGGACGTATTGTCATTGCAAGTACTCCGCCAACGGAACCCAAACTCACCCCCCTTGATTGCCGATGTCGCACTGGACTCGCTGAATCTGGCGGTACCGTAAGGCATATAGGCACACTTACTCGCAGGGgtaagaacattgggggtcattccgagttgatcgctagctgcattaattcgctgtgcagcaatgatgcaaaaaacagcacttctgcgtatgctgcacaatgcgcacgcgcgacgtactttcacaacggcagatgtagtttcacacaaggtctagcaaagcttttcagtcgcactgctgtccgctgagcgattgacaggaagtgggcgtttctgggagtcaactgaccgtttttagggagtgttcggaaaaacgcaggcgtgccaggaagaacgcaggacgtgtttgtgatgtcaaaaaaggaactgaacagtctgaagtcaacgcaagcgaggcggcatagcgtttgcacggctgctaaaaactggtagcaagcgaacaactcggaattacccccattgcccctAACTGAATTCACCCTAGTGTGTCAGAATTACACTGAAAGTGACGTCCCTATGTCCCTTATTGCCTGTATACTATCTGCCTTCATGCACATGAAATGACTTCCTTTTACAATATAATACAACTTGAGAAGTTTTCAAATAGAAGCGTCCAAGAAACGCGTTCAGCTGATGATGAAAACATTTGTCGGTCCACTAAGCTGAGACAGGGAACATATGTAGAAGTATTTACAGCTCATTTCCCATTTTATAGTTGTCAAGGTACCAAGGAAGAGTTGTGTACAATTCAGGGAAGTGTAAGAAAGGGGAAGGTGCCCCATCTTTATGTAAAATAAGGATAGCACTCACAAGGCAATCTGCCATTCACCACATTGGATTACTCTGTGACGTGTCCACACATATCACCAGAATATTGTGTATTAATGCACTATTGGAGAGCGTAGGCGTAGGTACCAGACATATTCGGCTGATTGATACATTTTGTCTCTGATTTTTAGGGTCCACTGTCTGTATTCTCAGCAAAGCAGAGGTGGACTGCCCCTAGGAAGGTACGGCTTATTCTTGACGATGGGGACTTGGGGTTCATCTTAAAAGGAGACTGTCCTGTACAAATCACCTCGTTGGATCCTCTTTGCCCCGCGTCAGTAAGTTCATTCATTTTCAGATGAATTGTATCTGTTTTACTGTTATTTTCAACACTTTAATCTAGAGGAACGTAAAGCGTAGTACATCTGTGGTGTTAGATACTGTAGCACATACAACTAGCAAGTCAGATGTTCAAGATAACACTTAAAACAGCAGCAAATGCTGATAGGTCATTGGCCCAAGGACACAGCAGATACATGCTGATAGATCATTGGCCCAAGGATACAGCAGATACATGCTGATAGATCATTGGCCCAAGGATACATGCTGATAGATCATTGGCCCAAGGACAACACAAATACATGCTGATATATCATTGGACAAGGACAACAGCAGATACATGCTGATAGATCATTGGCCCAAGGATACATGCTGATAGATCATTGGCCCAAGGACAACACAAATACATGCTGATAGATCATTGGACAAGGACAACAGCAGATACATGCTGATAGATCATTGGCCCAAGGACAAAGCAGATACAAGCTGATAGATCATTGGCCCAAGGATACATGCTGATAGATCACTGGCCCAAGGACAACACAAATACCTGCTGATAGATCATTGGCCCAAGGACAACACAAATACATGCTGATAGATCATTGGCCCTAGGATGCATGCCGATAGCCCATTAGCCCAAGGACAACAGCAGATACATAATTCTATATACAGGGGGTAACAAGCACTATATACACCTATGGTACAACATGTCTGGGACCATATAATTCAGCAGGCTGTAGAGAAATTACTATTATGATTTCCTATCCGGTAGGTCTTTGTCCAGGTTAAATCTTAAGGACTTAAGGAGTGGTTGTACAATATAAGCATGTGGTGTACATTTACCGAGAGGGCATTTTCCCATATTGGTCTGTGACTGCTCCGTGCCTGTGTACTGCCCTGTCCGTACATCCAGTAACCTTGAGTCTCTTTATGTTACAGACAGCGGGTGTGAAGGAAGGAGATTACATTGTGTCCGTGGAAGGCAAGGATTGTAAGTGGTCCTCCATAAATGAGGTCATGGACCTGCTGAAGGGAATTGATGAACAAGGAAAGGAAATCAAAGTGATCAGTATCCAAGATCAGACATCGAGCATGGTAGGTACATGGAGTATGGTAGGTAGGCTGTCGCTGGTTACACAGTGCTATTAGGGCTACTGTTATTACTGCTCTCCAGTTATATCCAGCTGCTGTCGTGAAACGTCCTCTGGTGTTTGACCCGTGTAAAAGGGACACAACCAGGATGGGTGTGTTTTgtacagggagttcaaaaagtcccaCCGCAGTGAGTGTGTGCTAAGTGATATGACAACCTGACTGTTTTAAAACACTTTGAAAATTTCTTATGTACTTATCtacattaaggggcagatgtaacagggtcCAAAATTGCCGGATGTGTGGGATGCCGGTCAAACTTAGatgttgtttttttaaagcggcaatcatgttgCCTTCACCTGGAAAattattgcagctttaaaaaaacatcATTGGCCGGAATCCCCCACCTCCagtaaactcagaccctattacatatgtccctaaaggtgcatacaccctTGCTGAGAAAATGAACGATGTTgctaattttcacccttcctgagtgacgtcgttcactttctcggcaagtgtgtatgccggcaacaaagagcaatgcgcggccccgtgggtagTTAACGTCCCTTGCTGTTAGCTGTgtgtgcagctcaatttggactgtcatccaagagctgcctgcacgggcCAGCcgcggcgtgacatcactgagggatatggtcgtcatatcgctcgGTGTGTATGCCCAGCCGCCGACCGACCAGCCCGCGAGgggaaaacactaggcgacgtcgctcatagagtacattgcctagtgtgtacccaccttacgtGCTGAAAGTGTTTCCCATCTGTGGCCACCCACTGCTGCAGAGGAGATCTGCAGCCAGAGACAGCGCTCACTATgaagggactttttgaactcctaTACTTTCAAATATAGGACATCGTCTTTTTTATGTACATTATGGAAATAAGTGAAGGATGCAGAATAATAACCTTGCTGCCTGCAGTCATTGTGCTCCTCTACAATTGCCAAATCTGCTTGCAGGTCTTACCATGCACTAGAGAGCCGTAGTTTTACTGTAGATTCCACACTCTGCTCCTGTGCCTCACAACCCTTCCTGTGAATCGAATTCAAGGCTCTCACGCTTCTCGGGATAAACTATGTAATCTCAAAATTGTAAATGCAGCCGCTCCTGGGTACTCggatataaagaaatatatatatctcctttgGAACCTGAGCCTAGAATAGGGCATAAGCATGATTTTTGTCTAATTTAATACTACTGTATCTATAGGCAGAGCAATTGCTGTTTGAGCATTGCGCTGTCTGTACAAGAGTCATGCACAGCAGTCACATCTCTATCTGTAGACATGAAAACTTCATTCAACAAGTGCCATAAACTGGTGTGACTACAGCTGTGTACAATATTGTATGTGCACAAAAATACATAAAACAATTTAGATGACCCTTTAACCCATTCATTAGACGTTCTGCACAGTTCAGTTTGTGAACCCATCTCCGTATACACTTGATGATGCAGCGTTTCTCTTGTGTTTATCCAAACAGCATAATAAAAGCGCCACATACTCCGCCGGGATGCAGAAGACGTATTCTCTGGTCTGCCTAACCATGGACGAAGACAAGAACCCGAAAACCCAAAAGGCATCTAAGAAGTTATCGTTCCTCAGCTGGGGGTTCAGGAACCACCAGAAAGCTGCAAGCACCCTTTGCCTCCCCTCTGCCAGTGCACCAAAGCCGCAATCCAGCAGACTATTCCTCTCACCGTACGAATCCAGGGAATGTGACAGCGCAATGTACTGATGGCAGTGGCTGGACGTCCCACTCCGTGGAAAGACTATGAAAGTGTTAGAGACCACTGTGACGACCCTTCTGAGCCCATCACAGCTGTGACAGTTCTTGTCATTCAGAAACATTTATTTTCCTTAATCGGGATTATTTTCCCTTGACCCGGAAAATTGTCATAACATAGGGACATGTTATCGGAATCTGTTGCCTGTTCCCTTACACTACTGAAACAAAACTATGGCTAATTATCTTTCATCAATTATTCATTGTAGTATAATGATTGCTGTAGCATAACGACTCGGTTACACCTGAGTTTTACTATGGTACTTATCAAATGTAACGGTCAGATGCAAAGTGGCTTGGGCTTTAATGACGAAGGAGCACAGGGTCCGAGAGGACGGAAGATAGGACCATCAAAGGATCTATGTGCAAATGTGCCCTACCGCCGCACGATAATGATCGCAGAGCCTTTCCTGACAAGTACATACATTCCTGTTGCATCAATATAGCCCATTTGGCAGCTTGTAAAACCCTTCTTCTAGTAGGAACACACTGCCACCTGTAGGCTTTGAGAAGGTACTGCATATCATAAGTGAAAACTTAGAATGTTTGCATCCTTCAGTAATTCACAAACAATAGTCAGTTCTCAGTTTTTATCATTCCTGATCATTAGGAATAATCTGTTTATTTTTATAGCTAGAATGATTTTTAGTGTACTCTGGCATTTGGCCCATATTTTACAGGTGGACCGAAGACTTTAGGTACGAGAGGGGACGCAGGTGTAGACAGACTACTCTCACATTCTACCGTATGCTGCTATAGATTTATTCTGTCACTGCTACAATTACAGCGCAGGTGTATGGGTGGCGTCAGACCACGTGACCTCACCCATAGTCACTGAGGCGATTTCCGATGTCTGCGACATTGACCACTATTTTGTGTAATGCTGGACTTATTTTAATAATGTCACTTGTTGTATTTATATGTTGTTAGTGTAGTATGTTTGCTAAACAGGGTAGCCGAGATAGGCTGCCTGCTTCTGAAGTCATTGTTTCTGTATGTTTGTTTTGAGGATTTTCTCTCGTTAAACACGTTCTAGACCAGTGATAAATCTGGTTTAAGTAAAGGTTCACTTACCCGAATTTGCTGGCAGGTAAAAATTTGGAGATTTGTAGAGGACGGCCTGCGAAGGGGAGAGAGTTGGGGAGAATGGTCTGTTGGCTGGGATGGGCCGTGGGCAGGGAAAAACCGTGGGCAGGGATCTAGATGGGACAGAATGCAGGCAGAGATTTTGAGGGGATGGCCTGCGGGTGGGAATTTTATAGGGATGGCCTGCAGGCGGATATTTTTTGGGTACGGACCGCAGACAGGGATTTTTAAGGGAACAGCCTGCAGGTTGTGATTTGAGGGTACCGCCTGCTGGTGGGGATTTTGTGGCTACGGCTTGCAGGAGGGGTCTTCAAGGGGACAACCTATGGGTTGGGATTTTTAGAGGACGACCTTCAAGTAGGGGTTTTGAGAGCAGACCAATGTCCGTTCTGCCTGTaatttctctctctgcctctgcaggagaacagcagcagacttaggggggtattcaattagctgcaaattCCAAGCAATTTTTTGCGCGGCGGTCGGCCAAAAATTGCAGCGAAAACGGCTTTTCGTGGATATGCGCGctcccatttttcgacctattcaattccaaacaGGTTTCACAGGAAAATTTTTGAAGTGAGAAGTGTAggtaaaaatggggaaatcagcctgtaccccaaaatattctaaactaacataggataacAGAAGAGAAGTGCATTAAAGATCACATTAAAaaatttttggggacttaaattgtgtgaaatggctgttatacgcatttaaaaaaaaaaataagaatttacttaccgataattctatttctcgtagtccgtagtggatgctggggactccgtaaggaccatggggaatagcggctccgcaggagactgggcacaaaagtaaagctttagaactacctggtgtgcactggctcctccccctatgaccctcctccaagcctcagttaggatactgtgcccggacgagcgtacacaataaggaaggattttgaatcccgggtaagactcataccagccacaccaatcacaccgtataactcgtgatctaaacccagttaacagcatgataacagaggagcctctagaaaagatggctcactacagcaataacccgattttttggtaacaataactatgtaccagtattgcagacaatccgcacttgggatgggcgcccagcatccactacggactacgagaaatagaattatcggtaagtaaattcttattttctctaacgtcctaagtggatgctggggactccgtaaggaccatggggattataccaaagctcccaaacgggcgggagagtgcggatgactctgcagcaccaaatgagagaactccaggtcctcctcagccagggtatcaattttgtagaattttacaaacgtatttgctcctgaccaagtagctgctcggcaaagttgtaaagccgagacccctcgggcagccgcccaagatgagcccaccttccttgtggagtgggcatttacagatttttggctgtggcaggcctgccacagaatgtgcaagctgaattgtactacaaatccaacgagcaatagtctgcttagaagcaggagcacccagcttgttgggtgcatacaggataaacagcgagtcagattttctgactccagccgtcctggaaacatatattttcagggccctgacaacgtctagcaacttggagtcctccaagtccctagtagccgcaggcaccacaataggttggttcaggtgaaacgctgaaaccaccttagggagaaactgaggacgagtcctcaattccgccctgtccgaatggaaaatcagataagggcttttacaggataaagccgccaattctgacacgcgcctggcccaggccagggccaacagcatgaccactttccatgtgagatattttaactccacagatttaagtggttcaaaccaatgtgacttttggaacccaaaaactacattgagatcccaaagtgccactggaggcacaaaaggaggctgtatatgcagtaccccttttacaaacgtctgaacttcagggactgaagctagttctttttggaagaaaattgacagggccggaatttgaaccttaatggaccccaatttcaggcccatagacactcctgtttgcaggaaatgtaggaatcgacccagttgaatttcctccgtcgggccttactggcctcgcaccacgcaacatattttcgccaaatgcggtgataatgttttgcggttacatccttcctggctttgatcaggatagggatgacttaatccggaatgccttttttccttcaggatccggcgttcaaccgccatgccgtcaaacgcagccgcggtaagtcttggaacagacagggtccttgctggagcaggtcccttcttagaggtagaggccacggatcctccgtgagcatctcttgaagttccggttaccaagtccttcttggccaatccggagccacgaatatagtgcttactcctctccatcttatcaatctcagtaccttgggtatgagaggcagaggagggaacacatacactgactggtacacccacggtgttaccagagcgtctacagctattgcctgagggtcccttgacctggcgcaatacctgtcgagtttttcccaacggtttataatcatgtggaagacttctgggtgaagtctccactctcccgggtggaggtcgtgtctgctgaggaagtctgcttcccagttgtccactcccggaatgaatactgctgacagtgctatcacatgattttccgcccagcgaagaatccttgcagcttctgccattgccctcctgcttcttgtgccaccctgtctgtttacgtgggtgactgccgtgatgttgtccgactggatcaacaccggctgaccttgaagcagaggtcttgctaagcttagagcattgtaaatggcccttagcttcaggatatttatgtgaagtgatgtctccaggcttgaccataagccctggaaattccttccctgtgtgactgctc is part of the Pseudophryne corroboree isolate aPseCor3 chromosome 11, aPseCor3.hap2, whole genome shotgun sequence genome and harbors:
- the RHPN2 gene encoding rhophilin-2 isoform X2, whose protein sequence is MDLRQACRTPTRDDAGIELLVSYFQQLGFVENRFFPSSRHMGILFTWYDSFTGVPVSQPNISLEKASILFNISALYTQIGTRCNRQTKTGLEEAVTMFQKAAGVLRYLKETFTHTPSYDMSPAMLGALIRMIMAEAHECYFEKLILSGVQNEFCTLVKVAQEAAKVGEIYLQVFNAMNQPPIKENIPYSWTVMVQVKAEHYKALAHYFVGLILMDHQLTLRDDEDKQEKALSQLYDHIPDGLTAMKILKDKSQRTQLGKAHLSKAIACHEESLRLSGLCSKLKQIDVLQDILSAFHKRALLKYSQHQKADDFLSVLVAPEIISKTEYKAEMISPPLSRVRVIDFFQRLGPLSVFSAKQRWTAPRKVRLILDDGDLGFILKGDCPVQITSLDPLCPASTAGVKEGDYIVSVEGKDCKWSSINEVMDLLKGIDEQGKEIKVISIQDQTSSMHNKSATYSAGMQKTYSLVCLTMDEDKNPKTQKASKKLSFLSWGFRNHQKAASTLCLPSASAPKPQSSRLFLSPYESRECDSAMY